Part of the Cynocephalus volans isolate mCynVol1 chromosome 11, mCynVol1.pri, whole genome shotgun sequence genome is shown below.
TGGAAATCCTCAAGAGGAGGGAATCGGTGTGTGGGGTGCCGGCCTTCCTGGAGGGAGTAGACTTTTAGTATTGTGAGAATCCTTGAGAGATGGTCTTTTACCCAGGGAGGGTGGCCCTTCCCTGGGTGTGGGATGGGTGTTCTTTGGGGGAAGGTCTTGTAGGGGTCCCCTTCCCCAAAGCATGGGAATTTTCCAGGAGCAGATCTACCTAGAGATGGGGCTGGGGGGCACTTCCGGGAGATGGGCCTAATAAACCCAGCCACCCCTCTGCTGGGTCCCACTTGGGACTTGGCTGACCAAGCTCCTCATCCTTGGActcactctcccccacccccaggtataATGAGGATGAGAAGAAGTGGGAGGGCGTCTTGCGGGAGATCGCCTACGCAGCTGGCGCCACCTTCGTTCCTGTGAGGCTCAATGTGCTGCGCCTGACCAAGATGTGACCAGCCCAGAGGCTTGAATTCAGCACCCTCCCATCCTGTGGCCCTCACAGGTCTGGCCTTGTGGGGGCTCCAGGTAGGAGGCTGGAAGAGGCCAGAGCCCACCTCAATCCTGTCATGGTGCCAAGGGGCTGCTTTAGCCAGGGAAGAGAAATCGCTGCCCGGGCCTAGCCTTTTAGGCAGGGATGAGAAACTTGAGGCCTCTCCAGTGTCACTCTATCCCCCTGGGTGTTCTTGGTCCAGGATCCAGATCCACAGGGAGGTGTCCCAGGCTGCATCCTGGCCCTCCCCCAGCCTGGCAATGTGAGCTGGGTAAGTTTCTTACAGGACTCTGTCTCCTTGCCTGTGAGATGGGAGTGTCCCCATCAAGCTCACTTTGCTGCGTGGATAAATCTCCTTCTTTAAGAACAATAAAGTGCCTTCCGAGCAAGCCACTCAGGGTCTGGAATCAGGTGCTCCAAGAGTCAGTAACCAGGTGGTTTGAAGATTCAGGCTTCAGTGTTCTGCTGTTGGGTTGCCAAAGTCGGTGGTCTCTGCCCTCCACGTGGTTATCTCCTCCACACTGTGTGTGACCCTTTCTCTGAGGCCTAGAACCTCCAGTTCCTCATCCAGCATGAGAGCCAGGAGACCgctgggggaaggggcagggaacAGCCAAGCCATGGTAGAAAAGTCTTTTATTCTATCAGTCAGGCCTCATCTGGCCCAGCCTGGGCCTGGGCCCCAGGAATAGCTGAGCAGAGCCCATCCCTCTACCCACTTCCACCTATTCCAGCTTCTCTTtgtcctgctcctgctcctcctccagtgCCAGGGTTCGCTCACGCTCCTTCACCAGCTGGACGCCACAGTAGGTGACAAACAGGATGGCCAGTGTGGTCTGGGGGAACCCTGTATGGGGATGAAGTCACCAATGCCTAGAGCAGCACCCCATCCTCAATGACTCCTCTTCCCAGCACTCTCCCTACTTGACTGGCCCTCCCAGAAGCGTCCCTGGGGTGTTGGGGTGCGGTAGGGGGCATTTCAGAAGGCCGCAGTCCTCAAGGTTGATGCTTGGCACCTTCTGTATCCCCACACCCCTGTCCCTCACCTGTGAGTAGCAGGCGCCGAGCGACCAGTTCTGTGAACTCGAAGCTGTTCAGGCTCACAAGGTTGTACATGATGATGGCCCAGAAGTTCATGGCACCAAAGAGAGCCCGGACCCTGCGGGACATCTGCTCTGACAGAGAGGCCTGCCAGGTCCAGGAAAGCATTGGCAGCGGGGCAGGAGGCCCAAAAGGAAAGAGGAGATGGTTGTTCAGTGGCCTTACCCACATGGCCACTCAGGTTATGGGGATATGCCTGGGTCTCTGGGAGTCCCAGGCCAGCTCTCCCTTGTTAAacatgggaaaactgaggtccagagagaggGGAAGTCCTGACCAACACAGCCAGGCCCCGGTGCTCCATTTTCCACAGAAGTTAGGGACCACCAGATTCCTACAGGTTGAGCCACTGCACTGACAATCTTAAGGTTGGTGGTGAGAAAATTCTCAACTGGGGGCCAAGTGTGGCTGGATGAGTCCAGAAAGCAGTAGTGCCATCCCTCCCATGACCCAGCCCATCCGGCCCCAGCCCTTCCTTCCTCACCTCAATTTGTGCTAGGGGCCCCCACTCTGCCACCTTCTGCACCCAGAGCTCAAAGTTGAGGCCAAAGCAGTTAAGGAATGACCACAGGTAGACAATGTCACAAGGTCCGAGCCACAGAGTGGTGATGGCAAATGTGGCCACTGTGGCCCCCAGCTCTGGGATAACCGCGGAGTGCTCCCCACCAATGTGGTCATACACGTATCTGCAGGAAAGATGGGAGAAGGGGCCGATGGGAATGTGGGAAAGGGCAGGTAAGAGATGGGCAGAAGATACACACAGGGACAGCCCTCAACACCACCACCCTGAGTGCGTTCAACATTCCTGACCTCAGatgtctgctcctcctcctctccccagttTCAAATTTGTGGAGAGCTCAGCCTCCAACTTCATGTCTTCTCTAGCTGTGTTCATTCACTCCCCAAACGATCTCATCCAGACCCAAGATTGAATACTGTCTCTATGCTGATAACCCCCGAATCTGTCTTTAGTTCAGTCTCTCTCCTGATTTGTATGTCCAGCTGCCACTAGATGTTTCATTGGAATGACTGAATGGCCCAGCCCTGCCCAAACCCATTCCATCCTGTCTCAGTTAATGGCTCCACCATCCATCCAGTTGCTCAGGCTATAAGCCTTGGCACTATCTTAGATTCTCAAGATCCCTTATCACCCACATCCAAGCCAGCAAATTCTATTAACTCCGCTCAGTCCTGACCActgctccccacctccaccaccaccctggTCCAGGTGATCATCTCTGCTCACATAGGTTATTGCAAGAGCCTCTTAAGTCATCTTCCTGCTTCTGCCTTTGTTCCTACAGTCCATtcttcacacagcagccagaggcaTCTTTTACGAGTGTAGCTCAGGTCGTACCACTTCCACGATTAACCCCCATCAATAGCTTCCCATTACAATTAGAATAAACTAACTTGCTCACAATGGCTAGAAGATCCCCTGCAGCCTGGCTCTGCCTCCCTCCGTGACCTCCTCGCCCACCACTCTGCCCCTTATTCACTGTGCTGGCCTTATGAGCCTTTCTGGCCTTCAGACACACACAGCTGGTGTGTGctcaaggcctttgcacttgttCCTTCTACCTGGAATTCCCTTCCCCGGATATCCTTATCACTTGTCTCAGTTCAAATATCATCCAGAGAAGCCCGCCCAGACCCCACCTAAGGAAGCTGCTACCCCACGGTCAACTTCTATCCCATTACACTGTTCTATTTTCCTCATAACACTTACTACTCtctaaaattatcttatttatgtttgtttacCTGTTTATGGTCTGTTTCTCACCACTAGTCTGTAAGCTCCATGAGTGCAGGGTCTTTGCCATGTTCACTGCTGAATCCCCATTGCCTAGAACAGTGGCCTGGCACATAgcgggtgctcaataaatatatgttaaataatttCTGTGGAAGACCCACTGAATAGCTGGCCTCTCCATTCCTTGACCTCCTTATTGCTAACAATTTCTTCTCCACTCCACCCACTCCCATGGCCACACCCCAACTTTGTTGCCACTCGAAATTTCCCTCCTGCCTAATTCCCACTCTTTGCCCAGCTCCTACTGACCTTCTGGCCTTCCAGCTTCAGTTCGGCAGTCCCACTGATCCTGTGACTCTCTCATCTTCACTGTCCTCCTTAATAGTCTTATATTGAATGAATCATTACTATAAATAACCTAAAAATTCTTATCTCTCACTTCTTCCTTCTCACCCATCTAGAAGAGTCCAGTCACCTACTTTCTCCACATCTGCACCCAAGCAGCTAATCCCTGATGGGGAGAATCTCACCTCCTCACATACTGGAGCCCATAAACTTGCTACCTCCAACCCCACCTGGGCTCTCAATGCCAAGGTCTCTCTTGTCAGCTTTTGTCCCCTGCTCTGCAATGACTGCTGCACCCTTCTCTCTCCCGCAGCTGTGACTGGGTGTGCTGGGGGATCCAGGCAGGCAGGGGGGACGGAGGCACAGACGCCGCCTCCCTCTATGCCCTCAACCCTGCATCTCTCAGCTGATGGCCTTGCTTCCTAGTTCACAAGACCAAAGCCTTCCATTGGAATCCCTTACTTTTCTACACTAACCTGCCTTCCTTCTGCATCCACAGTGGCTTCTCTTCTCCTGCTCCCGAAGCCAATGCCACACCTGCTTCCTCCTCAGGGACCTCACTCCATTAATTACCTGTCTATCCTGCATCACCAACTTCTCTGTTGAATAATTTCCCTCAGCACCAGGAATGTCCCAGTATCTTCCATCTTTAAAACACCCCACTTCTCCCTCAGCCACTCCTCTGTCATTCCCCTTCAGTCCCAGGCCTCTTCCAGGAGTCATCCACACACTCCCCTGTagttcctcagtttcctttcaCTCCTCACCTGCCCCTCAAACCTCGTGGTCACAACACTAATCCTCCATCTCCAGCTTCTTTGGTCCTCAGCAGTGTCTCATCTAGCTGCCCCCACCATGCCTAGATGGTCCTCCCTTGCTTTCCAGGGTGCCAGATGGCCTTGATTCTTCTCCCGTTGCTCTGATCACTCCTTTCAGTGCCTTCtggctcttccttctctctcccaccaGAACCCTCGCAGGCTCAATCCCAGccatcctcctctctcctcttctcactcTACTCTATCCCCATGGGACTTATCCACTCCAAGGCCTACAGACCACCCACCCATACTCATGATGCTGAGTTCCATGAGTCCTCCAGACTTCTCTGAATCTCAGACCCAACTGCCTCCCCGAGTCTCCCGAGGATGTCGCCTAGATTCCAACCAGACACTTCTCAAACTGAACCCCCTCTGGAAACACCCCTTCCATCTTCCTAGGCTGCAGAAAGGAATCTGGGAGccaccttcctctccttcccGATACCCCCACTCCACAGCCAAGTCCTGTCCAGGCCGCCTGCTGTGTGCTTCTactcccacctcctctctccacctccaGGGCCCTCACCCACATCCAAACTTCTATGTCTTTCACCTAGACCTCTGCCAGGACCTGCTCACtgccctcctttcttcctctggcccagggatgattttttaaaatgtggaccGATCTCAGCAATGCCCTGCTCAGACACCTAGCAGGATGTCTGTGACcatttccccctgcccccaactcaCTTGCAAAGCCAATCGTTGATGCCCCGGTCGAAGTGCCTGTGGAGGGAGAGCAGATGGGTGTGATCCGCCAGGTACAGGGCTCCTGGGGCATGAGGAAGAGGCAAAGGGAAGGCGGGATCCCGGGACGAGCCTCCCTCGTAGCACTCACGTTTCCGCGAAGACGTAGAGCGCAGTGATGCACTTGGGAGGCTGCGGCGGGTCCAGGTGGTCGAGGCGCGCCACGGTGTTGACGATGCCGAAGAGGACAGCCGCCTTCACCCAGTCGTACACCAGGTTTGAATAGGCTAGGCCAGCTGGGGACAGGGTGCCGTCCATTGCCTGGGATGCATCTCGTCGGCCCCCCTTGGAGACCCCCAAATCTTGCTCCAAGCCCAGTCCTCCCCCAGGGACACTTTCTCTCCCCAGGTCCTTGGGGAGGTCCTTGCTCTCGGACTTGCCCCAATGGAGGTGCcgctctgccacttcctggggGAGACACCAGGCCCAGTCTGCCCCATGGAGTCCTCGTCCAGGTTGTGGGAACCAGCCACCGCCCCCGTGAAGTGGGGCGGGCAGGGTGGGACACTGCTCCACCTCCGGGCAAAGCTTAGCTAAGTAGGGCGCATTTCAGAGAGTGAGGCCCCGCTCCCCAGCACAGTAGGCGCCGTGCCCGTGGGGCCTCAGCTTCCGCAGCTGTGaggtgctgggagtgcagaggGTCTGCCTTTCTGGGGTGGCAGCCCAGCCCCCATCCCCGTTCAAGAGACCCACCCAGGGTGCTGTCCGAGAGGCGGTTGGCGAACTTGAGGTCGCTGGGGATGGTGAGGATGTAGAAGAAGTGAAAGAAGATGTCCACAGCCACTATGGCTACCACACTGAAGCCCGCCTGGGCCCGGATGCGCCACAGCTCGCCCTCACGCCTCACTGGCTCCTCTTGGCTCACCTGCGGGATGCCGAGTGTCTGAGGCGGGAGGCAAGCCTTGCCAGAGGAGCCCCTCTGAGGGGCAGTCACCAACtgcctggggtgggaggagccATGGCTTCATCCAGGAGTCCTGCCTGAGGCTGGAGACAGACCACTCTGGAGTCTGGGGAGGGTTGACAGCCAGCCAGGGGAGACCAAGTTCTGCTCTGGAAGCGCCATTTGATCGGGAGGGAAACATCCATGGTATAGGAGCCCTGTCTGAGGGAGGAGACGTGTCTCTACCCTGTGATCCCTGTTGGAGGGGGAATGTGGCTCCCTCCTGGGGTCTGAGGAGGGAGGGCAGACATACCTTTATCTTGGAATTATGCCCGAGCATGGGGATGCAGCCTGCTGGGAAGTTCTGAGATGGGAGCCCCTGGCTGAAAGGGAGATCCAGCCATGTTCTGGGAGCCTACAGGGTGTCCCCTCACCTGGGCATGAAAGCGATCAAAGGTCATGATGGgcccaaagaagaagaaaggcagGTAGAAGTTGTACTTGAGCAGGTCAGCTAGGGAGTAGTGGCGATCAGGGTGCGCACAGCTCTCCAGCGCAAAGCTGGTACAACGCAGCACTGTGAAGCCGCTGCCCCCGTGAAACAGCACCTCTTGAAGATCAAAAGTGCCTGTTACAAACCCGCTCTGGAGGGGAGAGAACAGGCCACCAGCTCACCAGGATGCCAGCCAGCTCTGGGTAAAGCCCCCGAGCTTCCCACAGGGGCCCAGCCTGGTCCTGACTCTTCTCATCCAGAGCCAGTTAACACTAGGCATTGCTCTATCCCAGCAATGGGATAGAGTGAGGGATGAACTGGAGATGTCCCTGCCGCAATGCAGGTGACTGACCACCTTGTGTACAGGCCATACACAAAGGCTTGAAgacaggtgggaaagggaaggaaatgctTGGGGATTCTTAGGGATACTTTGGATGAAGTGAGAGGTTTAGGATCCTAACCTGGCACCCTCCACCCCAGTGCATACCTGCCAAGAGGTTAGGGGGTCCATCTTGAAGGAGGCCAGACTGGCCAGGCCAAGGCCAAGACAGAGCCAGGGCTGGCCCAAGAGTGAGGCCACATAGAAGCCCACACAGTgaccaagcagcagcagcaggtacCAAGGGCCCATTGTGCCCAACACGGCCAGGGCTCCATACACAGCATACATCCAGGAGCGGAGCTGTGGACAGCGAGAAGgcctcagtttacttatccaTACAAATGGGGGTGGGACCCCGGTATGGATTTCCCACAATTCTTGTGGCTAACAAGGAGCTGGAAGGGGGATGTTGAGTAGCCCACGTCTAGCTCACCTGGGGGGCAACCATCGTGCAGAGTTTAGCAAACAGCACATGTCCAGAGAGGGCGAAGATGATGATGTTGCGGAAAGAGGTAAACCACATCACCCACTCAAAGTCAGCCACGTCCTGggcaggtgggggtggaaggaggaagggccGGTTAGGGTGAGGGAGGTGCTGGTTGACTGGCACCTGGGTTGATCAGAGCCCCAGCACCTTTCCAGCCCCCATGTTCTCCTTCTGCATTAGATGAGAACAGTGGCTGCAGGTCCCTGCATTTCCCTCCCAGGTAGGGACCCAGGCCGATAGGTAGAGAGGAATGAGAGCATGGCATGGGCTGCCCTGGCCCTCAAAGCTCCTCCTCTACTCAGCACACTGCCTGACATCCCACCATTACTGCTCTGTTCTTGGGAAGGGTGGTGCTGGAGGCCCCTGCTGAAGCACATCTTGACTCATGGGACACATTTCCTAAATGAGCAGAGCCTGGGCTGGCTTGATGTCCCAGGAGGACATACAAGGGGCCAGTGGAGAGCTGAAGGTGGTGAAGCTCAAGCCAGAGACCCTCTCGCTGTGAACCCTCTGTTACAAGAGAACATCTGGAATAGTGGAGAGTGCGGCAGGGTTTCAGAGGGGAGAGATTTGCTAGAGGTCAGGGACCCCAGGCAGGGACCCCAGGCTGTGGGGGACCTACCATCTTCCGGCCAATGTACTCCCAGCCAGGTCGCACAGACTCCCGGAAGGCCTTCCTGTGGGCCCCATCTGAGAACAGAGGGTGGTCTCAGGGGAAGGTACCCTTCAcatcccctcccctgcctgctcCCACGGACAAGGCTGCCCCCCACCCTAGGGAGAAGGGAGCTGGTCagggtctctctctttctgtgtctgtttctctctggATCTCTCTGTGTATCTGGGTCCAGGTCTCTGACTATATCCCTGAGTATCTGAGTATCTACCCCTGTGTATGGCTCTGTGTCCATGTCTCTGTCAGTGTCTCTGCATCTCTGTGTCCCTGTGACTGTGCCTTGCTCAGCCCAATTCTCAGAGCCTAGGGAATACCCTAGATCTGGAGCCTCTAAGTTTCTGGCCTTGCTGGTGGGAATCCTGAGGGCCCCAGGGCAAGAAGGGTCCCACTCCCCTGCCCCGGGGCCCGGCTGTTACCTTGTGAAGCCTCAAGGAGGCCCCGGCCAGCATAGGCCAGGGCTCCACTCAGTACCAGGGAGTAGAGGCCCAGCTCAGCTGCAGGCAATGCTGTCTTGATGCCCATAGCCTGGACAGTGCTGGGAAAACGGTTGGGTGAGGGAACTGCAGCCTGCAGCACTGCCCAGTCCCACCTCGTTGTTCCACTGGGGTGGTTGGGACCCCA
Proteins encoded:
- the HHATL gene encoding protein-cysteine N-palmitoyltransferase HHAT-like protein isoform X1, with amino-acid sequence MGIKTALPAAELGLYSLVLSGALAYAGRGLLEASQDGAHRKAFRESVRPGWEYIGRKMDVADFEWVMWFTSFRNIIIFALSGHVLFAKLCTMVAPQLRSWMYAVYGALAVLGTMGPWYLLLLLGHCVGFYVASLLGQPWLCLGLGLASLASFKMDPLTSWQSGFVTGTFDLQEVLFHGGSGFTVLRCTSFALESCAHPDRHYSLADLLKYNFYLPFFFFGPIMTFDRFHAQVSQEEPVRREGELWRIRAQAGFSVVAIVAVDIFFHFFYILTIPSDLKFANRLSDSTLAGLAYSNLVYDWVKAAVLFGIVNTVARLDHLDPPQPPKCITALYVFAETHFDRGINDWLCKYVYDHIGGEHSAVIPELGATVATFAITTLWLGPCDIVYLWSFLNCFGLNFELWVQKVAEWGPLAQIEASLSEQMSRRVRALFGAMNFWAIIMYNLVSLNSFEFTELVARRLLLTGFPQTTLAILFVTYCGVQLVKERERTLALEEEQEQDKEKLE
- the HHATL gene encoding protein-cysteine N-palmitoyltransferase HHAT-like protein isoform X2 — protein: MDVADFEWVMWFTSFRNIIIFALSGHVLFAKLCTMVAPQLRSWMYAVYGALAVLGTMGPWYLLLLLGHCVGFYVASLLGQPWLCLGLGLASLASFKMDPLTSWQSGFVTGTFDLQEVLFHGGSGFTVLRCTSFALESCAHPDRHYSLADLLKYNFYLPFFFFGPIMTFDRFHAQVSQEEPVRREGELWRIRAQAGFSVVAIVAVDIFFHFFYILTIPSDLKFANRLSDSTLAGLAYSNLVYDWVKAAVLFGIVNTVARLDHLDPPQPPKCITALYVFAETHFDRGINDWLCKYVYDHIGGEHSAVIPELGATVATFAITTLWLGPCDIVYLWSFLNCFGLNFELWVQKVAEWGPLAQIEASLSEQMSRRVRALFGAMNFWAIIMYNLVSLNSFEFTELVARRLLLTGFPQTTLAILFVTYCGVQLVKERERTLALEEEQEQDKEKLE